One genomic segment of Intestinimonas butyriciproducens includes these proteins:
- the cas5c gene encoding type I-C CRISPR-associated protein Cas5c produces the protein MRHPNIVEFQVTGDYGLFSDPIMRVGGEKCSYQVPTYEALKGILSSVYWKPTLIWYIDAVRVMNQIQTEVKGIRPIHYQDGKNDLSYYTYLKNCRYQIRAHFEWNENRPELAQDRSENKHHNIAKRMIEKGGRRDIFLGARECQGYVEPCVFGEEPSAYDKLPELSFGLMYHGITYADEAYSTETQGKMTARFWYPVMKQGVITFPRPEDCPLTKPLRKMEMKPFGIDMENFSGLREFGEVE, from the coding sequence ATGCGGCACCCAAATATTGTGGAGTTTCAGGTCACAGGGGATTATGGCCTCTTCTCCGACCCGATCATGCGGGTGGGCGGGGAGAAATGCAGCTATCAGGTGCCTACCTATGAAGCATTGAAAGGCATTTTGTCCTCTGTGTACTGGAAACCAACACTGATCTGGTACATTGACGCGGTCCGGGTCATGAACCAGATTCAAACCGAGGTAAAGGGTATCCGGCCCATCCACTACCAGGACGGCAAAAACGACCTGTCCTACTACACCTATTTGAAAAACTGCCGTTATCAGATACGGGCCCATTTTGAGTGGAACGAGAACCGCCCGGAGCTTGCTCAGGACCGCAGTGAGAACAAGCACCACAATATCGCCAAACGGATGATCGAAAAAGGCGGCCGTCGGGATATCTTCCTGGGGGCCAGGGAGTGCCAGGGATATGTGGAGCCCTGTGTATTTGGAGAAGAGCCAAGCGCCTATGACAAGCTGCCGGAGTTGAGTTTCGGTCTGATGTATCACGGTATCACCTATGCTGACGAGGCCTACTCCACCGAGACCCAGGGAAAAATGACTGCACGGTTTTGGTATCCGGTGATGAAGCAGGGAGTTATCACCTTCCCCCGTCCGGAGGACTGTCCGCTCACCAAGCCTCTGCGCAAGATGGAAATGAAACCCTTTGGGATTGATATGGAAAACTTCTCCGGTCTGCGGGAATTTGGGGAGGTGGAGTGA
- a CDS encoding helix-turn-helix domain-containing protein, with protein sequence MDRRPTSYDDLPLTLSVRELMPILSVGRNTAYELIHSGQIRSVRIGRRICIPKAEVLRFLKNN encoded by the coding sequence ATGGATAGACGTCCTACCTCCTATGATGACCTTCCCCTGACGCTGTCGGTGAGAGAACTGATGCCAATACTCTCCGTCGGCAGGAATACGGCCTATGAGCTGATACATTCCGGACAGATCAGAAGTGTTAGAATCGGCAGAAGAATCTGTATCCCCAAAGCGGAGGTTCTAAGGTTTTTGAAAAATAACTGA
- the cas3 gene encoding CRISPR-associated helicase Cas3': MESYLAHIQRDPSDKIIAVQSVSEHCHNTARYAAAALEPVGLSAAGEAVGLLHDLGKYSEQFQDYIKDGAGTRGSVNHTFAGVRLLLERYHHEPPEDLADIAAELLALAVGGHHGGLFDCVDDQQKNGFRHRLTKKEIGYEEAKDNFFRFCINQEELDQRFQTALKELTPVLEYICAMTGEEASDERYDQETAFYSGLLARLLLSAVIEGDRRDTAISMNGVVFPPARSGEELEQMWFTLLTQTEEKLNTLPSKTPIDQARRTISNQCGQAAEQPGGVFRLNVPTGGGKTLSSLRFALAHARRHRKQRIIFTSPLLSILDQNAKEIRKYIQDDSLILEHHSNLVRTEENSEQLDKRELLTETWEAPVIITTLVQLLNTLFSGKTTCIRRFHSLCNSVIVIDEVQTVPSKMLSLFSLAVNFLAEICGVTVVLCSATQPCTEQIEHPIHGPIRDIVPYNPALWQVFQRTDIQSVGSMSLEQIADFAVKKLEHVDSLLIVCNKKNQSEHLYSLLKDKSFALFSLSAAMCVTHRRDTLNKLKSALGQSSQKTVCVSTQVIEAGVDISFGCVIRLSAGMDSVVQAAGRCNRNGEARPGVLAPVYLVECQQENLSHLPDIQLGKDATQELIAEFAARPEQFQHRLDSDASIEYYYRALYRREPAGHHDYCVKDRPSLFSLLSLNGQYAQEHPYYFNQAFRLAGTLFEVFEENTTDVVVPYKESEALISGLCSEKAQRDPFYLRSLLEAAKPYTVSLYQYQIDRLNEEHSLIPLQGGALGLSGHYSAETGFSMGESNLEFLWR; the protein is encoded by the coding sequence ATGGAAAGCTACCTGGCACACATTCAGAGGGATCCATCTGACAAAATAATCGCCGTCCAATCGGTCAGTGAACACTGCCATAATACCGCAAGATATGCGGCAGCGGCACTGGAGCCCGTTGGCCTCTCCGCCGCTGGGGAGGCGGTGGGGCTGTTGCATGATCTCGGAAAATACTCAGAGCAGTTCCAAGACTACATAAAGGATGGAGCTGGCACACGCGGCTCGGTGAATCACACCTTCGCTGGAGTACGTCTTCTTCTGGAGCGATATCACCATGAGCCGCCAGAGGATCTGGCAGACATCGCCGCTGAACTGTTGGCCTTAGCCGTCGGCGGGCATCATGGCGGTCTGTTTGATTGTGTGGATGACCAACAAAAAAACGGTTTTCGGCACCGACTGACTAAGAAAGAGATCGGCTATGAAGAGGCAAAGGATAACTTTTTCCGTTTCTGCATCAACCAAGAGGAGCTTGACCAACGGTTTCAAACCGCCCTGAAAGAGTTAACACCGGTCCTGGAATACATCTGCGCCATGACTGGAGAGGAAGCCAGCGATGAACGTTATGACCAGGAAACAGCGTTTTACTCCGGGCTCCTCGCCCGCCTGCTGCTCTCCGCAGTGATTGAGGGAGACCGACGGGATACGGCAATCTCCATGAATGGTGTCGTGTTCCCTCCTGCCCGAAGCGGCGAGGAGCTGGAACAGATGTGGTTCACTCTTTTGACACAGACAGAGGAAAAGCTGAACACGCTGCCCTCAAAAACTCCCATTGACCAGGCCCGACGCACAATCTCGAACCAATGCGGACAGGCGGCGGAACAGCCCGGCGGCGTATTCCGTCTAAATGTACCAACCGGCGGCGGCAAGACCTTGTCCAGCCTCCGATTTGCTCTCGCCCACGCCCGCCGGCATCGAAAGCAGCGTATCATCTTCACCTCTCCCCTGCTCAGCATCTTGGATCAGAACGCAAAGGAGATTAGAAAATATATTCAGGACGACAGCCTGATTTTGGAGCATCACTCCAATCTGGTTCGCACAGAGGAAAACAGTGAGCAACTGGACAAGCGAGAACTTCTTACCGAGACTTGGGAGGCCCCTGTCATCATCACTACTCTGGTTCAACTGCTGAATACCCTATTCTCTGGAAAAACCACTTGTATCCGGCGGTTTCATTCTCTTTGTAACAGCGTTATCGTCATCGATGAGGTGCAGACAGTTCCCAGCAAAATGTTGTCTCTGTTTTCTCTGGCGGTTAACTTTTTAGCGGAGATTTGCGGAGTTACAGTGGTTCTCTGTTCCGCCACCCAACCCTGTACGGAGCAGATCGAGCATCCAATCCATGGCCCGATCCGTGATATTGTCCCATACAATCCCGCTCTTTGGCAAGTATTCCAGCGAACAGATATTCAAAGTGTCGGATCAATGTCCTTGGAACAGATCGCTGATTTTGCCGTAAAAAAGCTGGAGCATGTCGATAGTTTGCTGATTGTCTGCAACAAGAAGAATCAATCAGAACATCTGTATAGTCTCCTGAAGGACAAGAGCTTCGCTCTGTTTTCCCTTTCTGCCGCTATGTGCGTGACCCATCGGAGGGACACGCTGAACAAGCTGAAAAGCGCTCTGGGGCAGAGTAGTCAAAAAACAGTCTGTGTCTCTACCCAGGTCATTGAGGCCGGGGTGGACATCTCCTTCGGTTGTGTGATCCGCCTGTCCGCCGGGATGGACAGCGTGGTCCAGGCAGCGGGCCGCTGCAACCGCAACGGCGAGGCCAGGCCCGGTGTCCTGGCTCCGGTCTATCTGGTAGAGTGCCAGCAGGAGAACCTCTCCCATTTGCCAGACATCCAGCTGGGCAAAGACGCCACCCAAGAACTCATCGCGGAATTTGCAGCTCGCCCGGAACAGTTTCAGCACCGTTTGGATTCTGATGCTTCCATCGAATACTATTACCGGGCGCTGTATCGCCGGGAACCGGCGGGGCACCATGACTACTGTGTAAAAGACCGCCCCTCACTGTTTTCCCTTCTGTCGCTGAACGGCCAATACGCTCAGGAGCACCCTTATTATTTCAATCAGGCATTCCGGCTGGCCGGAACCCTTTTTGAAGTTTTTGAGGAAAACACCACGGACGTGGTAGTCCCCTACAAAGAAAGCGAAGCGCTCATTTCCGGTTTATGCAGTGAAAAAGCCCAACGGGACCCGTTTTATCTGCGCTCTCTTTTGGAGGCGGCAAAGCCCTATACCGTCTCACTGTACCAATATCAAATTGACCGTCTGAACGAGGAGCACAGCCTGATTCCCCTCCAGGGCGGTGCGCTGGGACTCAGCGGACATTACAGTGCGGAGACCGGCTTTTCTATGGGTGAATCAAATCTTGAATTCTTGTGGAGGTGA
- the vanR gene encoding VanR-ABDEGLN family response regulator transcription factor yields MEANILVVDDEPEIADLVGVYLKSEGFTVFTCGTAAEALACVRAQSLDLAVLDVMLPDMSGFVLCGEIRKEYHFPVIMLTAKGSDMDKITGLTIGADDYITKPFNPLELVARVKAQLRRYTRYNGTEKPPTGDVIDFNGLVINRSTHECTLYDQELNLTPIEFDILWMLCENRGQVISAERLFETVWGEKYLDRNNTVMVHIRRLREKMGEPSRDPRFIKTVWGVGYKID; encoded by the coding sequence ATGGAGGCCAATATCCTGGTGGTGGACGACGAGCCGGAGATCGCGGACCTGGTAGGGGTCTATCTCAAAAGCGAGGGATTCACCGTCTTTACCTGCGGCACAGCCGCGGAGGCGCTGGCCTGCGTCCGGGCGCAGAGCCTGGATCTGGCCGTGCTGGATGTGATGCTCCCGGACATGTCCGGTTTTGTCCTTTGTGGGGAGATCCGCAAGGAGTACCATTTTCCTGTGATCATGCTCACGGCCAAAGGATCGGATATGGACAAGATCACCGGGCTCACCATCGGGGCCGACGACTATATCACCAAGCCCTTCAATCCGCTGGAGCTGGTGGCGCGGGTCAAGGCGCAGCTTCGGAGATACACCCGCTATAATGGGACGGAGAAACCGCCTACAGGGGATGTGATCGACTTTAACGGTCTGGTCATCAACCGCAGCACCCATGAATGTACGCTCTATGACCAGGAGCTGAATCTTACCCCCATCGAGTTTGATATCCTTTGGATGCTCTGCGAAAACCGGGGGCAGGTCATCTCCGCCGAGCGTCTCTTCGAGACGGTGTGGGGCGAGAAGTATCTGGACCGGAACAATACTGTAATGGTGCATATCCGCCGCCTGAGGGAAAAAATGGGGGAGCCCTCCCGGGACCCCCGCTTTATCAAAACAGTGTGGGGAGTGGGCTACAAGATCGATTAG
- a CDS encoding tyrosine-type recombinase/integrase, whose protein sequence is MRAKEKAFLGAAYVDSRYVCVGPDGAPLTPNAVSMHFRRMIRKNGLPYIRFHGLRYSVATLLHSAGRDIQDIQGWLGRSDISITANIYSHFLYSAKRDMADSIDAALR, encoded by the coding sequence ATGCGTGCAAAAGAGAAGGCGTTTCTTGGGGCTGCCTATGTGGACAGTAGATATGTGTGCGTGGGTCCGGACGGAGCTCCGCTGACGCCCAATGCGGTCTCTATGCACTTTCGGCGGATGATCCGGAAAAACGGCCTGCCTTACATTCGCTTCCACGGGCTGCGTTACAGCGTAGCCACACTGCTCCATAGCGCTGGACGGGACATTCAGGATATTCAGGGATGGCTGGGCCGCAGTGACATCTCCATCACCGCCAACATCTATTCGCACTTTCTCTACTCAGCAAAGCGGGATATGGCGGATTCCATTGATGCAGCTTTAAGGTAA